From Campylobacter sp. MG1, a single genomic window includes:
- a CDS encoding acyl-CoA thioesterase, with protein sequence MSQMDLAGAVAAKEITNDKLVTISANIVFKAPIFLGDLVKIFANINKIGNTSIDVNIDVFVERKRTINLVAQGQFVYVNIDDNGIKKKLKD encoded by the coding sequence ATGAGTCAAATGGATTTGGCTGGAGCTGTTGCAGCAAAAGAAATTACAAATGACAAATTAGTTACAATATCAGCAAATATTGTATTTAAAGCACCTATTTTTTTAGGTGATTTGGTTAAAATTTTTGCTAATATAAATAAAATTGGAAATACATCTATTGATGTTAATATTGATGTTTTTGTTGAAAGAAAAAGAACAATTAATCTTGTAGCACAAGGACAATTTGTTTATGTTAATATTGATGATAATGGTATAAAAAAGAAATTAAAGGATTAA
- a CDS encoding RluA family pseudouridine synthase — translation MQNLNYDLKKAQRFCDKNRVIIFKNNVSKKLENTLNIEEINLTDIEICKKNSIICGEYYLLIYECVSNNLKPIFENEYFAIFNKPSGVLSHPNGRNCEYSLNDEIWQKYGENASVAHRLDAATSGLIMVAKTKTANKELKELFAKQKIHKEYLALVCGNIKNDFCVSARLKNDDDLKNKMQVCVDGKISQSEFIVIKNYPKYTLLKAIPLTGRQHQLRVHLHYVGNKIAGDNLYGLTNKQARDILDKKISNIKELCGASRLCLHSARLKFTYKNQDYDFFNDDIENEFLGAIK, via the coding sequence ATGCAAAATTTAAACTACGATTTAAAAAAAGCACAAAGATTTTGTGATAAAAATCGTGTTATTATTTTTAAAAATAATGTTAGTAAAAAGCTAGAAAATACTTTAAATATAGAAGAAATAAATTTAACTGATATTGAAATATGTAAAAAGAATTCTATTATTTGTGGAGAATATTATTTACTAATTTATGAATGCGTTAGTAATAATTTAAAACCAATTTTTGAAAATGAATATTTTGCAATTTTTAATAAACCAAGCGGAGTTTTATCACATCCTAATGGAAGAAATTGTGAGTATTCTTTAAATGATGAAATTTGGCAAAAATATGGAGAAAATGCAAGTGTAGCTCATAGACTTGACGCTGCTACAAGTGGTCTTATAATGGTAGCTAAAACAAAAACTGCCAATAAAGAATTAAAAGAGCTTTTTGCAAAACAAAAAATACACAAAGAATATTTAGCATTAGTATGTGGTAATATTAAAAATGATTTTTGTGTTAGTGCAAGACTTAAAAATGATGATGATTTAAAAAATAAAATGCAAGTTTGTGTAGATGGCAAGATTTCACAATCTGAATTTATAGTTATCAAAAATTATCCTAAATATACACTTTTAAAAGCAATTCCACTAACAGGAAGACAACATCAATTAAGGGTGCATTTGCATTATGTAGGAAATAAAATCGCAGGGGATAATTTGTATGGACTTACTAACAAACAAGCAAGAGATATTTTAGATAAGAAGATATCAAATATAAAAGAACTTTGTGGAGCAAGTAGGCTTTGTCTTCATTCTGCAAGATTAAAATTTACTTATAAAAATCAAGATTATGATTTTTTTAATGATGATATAGAAAATGAATTTTTAGGAGCAATTAAATGA
- a CDS encoding ribonucleoside-diphosphate reductase subunit alpha, giving the protein MKVVKRTGRVEELDISKIKKYTTLATEGLDNVSQSELEVDAKIQFRDMITSEEIQNTLIKTAVDKIDIDRPNWTFVAARLFLYDLYHKVNPQKEYVHLREYFERGEKAGRLFLGLKEKYDLDDLNSYIKPERDLQFTYLGIKTLYDRYLIKDSKGNPIELPQHMFMAIAMFLAQNELNRQEWAKKFYDLISKFEVMCATPTLSNARTTRHQLSSCYIGSTPDNIEGIFDSYKEMALLSKFGGGIGWDWSKVRAMGGSIDGHKNAAGGIIPFLKITNDIAVAVDQLGTRKGAISVYIEPWHMDVCDFIDLRKNSGEERRRAHELFPALWINDLFMKRIAENGKWTLFDPFDTPQLCDLYGKEFELEYERLEKDENIVKEVMDAKELWKKILTNYFESGMPFLCFKDNANKANPNSHSGLIRSSNLCTEIFQNTDPNHYKIKATFEDGSIKIYEENDILTLDNSQVKTAKKLSSLDTLNGKKVYIVEKEYDEGRTAVCNLASINLSKINSIEDIKRVVPIAIRMLDNVIELNFYPHAKVKNTNLKSRAIGLGVMGEAQMLAEKGIMFGTNDHFELIDKIMENISYEAISASSDLAVEKGVYPEYEGSNWSKGIFPIDVANDNAKMLTLGDNLFNQSNCDWNDLRKKVSKQGMRNGYLMAIAPTSSISILVGTTQTIEPVYKRKWFEQNLSGMIPNVVPNLSLDTWQYYVTAYELDQRDLVRAAAIRQKWIDQGQSLNIFVSLDKASGGYLNSIYTLAHSLGLKSCYYLRSESPASEHLDNKPVDRSIECEGCQ; this is encoded by the coding sequence ATGAAGGTAGTAAAAAGAACAGGTAGAGTAGAAGAATTAGACATATCTAAGATTAAAAAATATACAACTTTAGCAACTGAAGGGCTTGATAATGTAAGCCAAAGTGAACTAGAAGTTGATGCTAAAATACAATTTAGAGATATGATAACTTCTGAAGAAATACAAAATACTTTAATAAAAACAGCAGTTGATAAAATAGATATAGATAGACCTAATTGGACTTTTGTAGCTGCGAGATTATTTTTATATGATTTATATCACAAAGTTAATCCACAAAAAGAATATGTGCATTTAAGAGAATATTTTGAGCGTGGAGAAAAAGCAGGAAGATTATTTTTAGGTCTTAAAGAAAAATATGACTTAGATGATTTAAATTCTTATATCAAACCTGAAAGAGATTTACAATTTACTTACTTAGGTATTAAAACCCTTTATGATAGATATTTAATTAAAGATAGCAAAGGTAATCCTATTGAATTACCACAACATATGTTTATGGCAATAGCTATGTTTTTAGCTCAAAACGAATTAAATAGGCAAGAATGGGCTAAGAAATTTTATGATTTAATAAGCAAGTTTGAAGTTATGTGTGCAACTCCAACTTTAAGTAACGCAAGAACAACAAGACACCAATTAAGCTCGTGTTATATCGGCTCAACCCCTGATAATATAGAAGGTATTTTTGATTCTTATAAAGAAATGGCTTTATTATCTAAATTTGGTGGTGGAATAGGCTGGGATTGGAGTAAGGTTCGTGCTATGGGTGGTAGTATAGACGGACATAAAAATGCAGCTGGTGGAATTATTCCATTTTTAAAAATCACAAATGACATTGCCGTAGCGGTTGATCAATTAGGCACAAGAAAAGGTGCAATATCTGTTTATATTGAGCCTTGGCATATGGATGTTTGCGATTTTATTGACCTTAGAAAAAATAGCGGAGAAGAAAGAAGAAGAGCTCACGAATTATTTCCTGCTTTATGGATAAATGATTTATTTATGAAAAGAATTGCTGAAAATGGAAAATGGACTTTATTTGACCCATTTGATACTCCACAACTTTGTGATTTATACGGAAAAGAATTTGAATTAGAGTATGAAAGACTTGAAAAAGATGAAAATATAGTAAAAGAAGTAATGGATGCAAAAGAGCTTTGGAAAAAGATTTTAACAAATTATTTTGAAAGTGGAATGCCGTTTTTATGCTTTAAAGATAATGCTAATAAAGCTAATCCAAATTCTCATTCAGGTCTTATTAGAAGTTCTAATTTATGCACAGAAATTTTTCAAAATACAGACCCAAATCATTATAAAATAAAAGCTACTTTTGAAGATGGTAGTATAAAGATTTATGAAGAAAATGATATTTTAACTCTTGATAATTCACAAGTAAAAACTGCAAAAAAATTAAGTAGCCTTGATACTTTAAATGGTAAAAAAGTTTATATAGTAGAAAAAGAATATGATGAAGGAAGAACCGCAGTTTGTAATCTAGCTAGTATAAATTTAAGTAAAATTAATAGTATAGAAGATATTAAAAGAGTAGTTCCAATAGCAATTAGAATGCTTGATAATGTAATTGAACTTAATTTTTATCCACACGCAAAAGTAAAAAACACTAACCTTAAATCTCGTGCAATAGGTTTAGGTGTTATGGGTGAAGCACAAATGTTAGCAGAAAAAGGAATAATGTTTGGGACTAATGACCACTTTGAATTAATTGATAAAATTATGGAAAATATATCTTACGAAGCTATAAGTGCAAGTAGTGATTTAGCAGTTGAAAAAGGTGTATATCCTGAATATGAAGGAAGTAATTGGAGTAAGGGAATTTTCCCTATTGATGTCGCTAACGATAATGCAAAAATGCTGACACTAGGAGATAATTTATTTAATCAATCAAATTGTGATTGGAATGATTTAAGAAAGAAAGTTAGTAAACAAGGTATGAGAAATGGCTATTTAATGGCAATAGCTCCAACTTCTAGTATATCAATTCTAGTTGGAACTACTCAAACAATTGAACCTGTATATAAAAGAAAATGGTTTGAACAAAACTTAAGTGGAATGATACCTAATGTTGTACCAAATCTAAGTCTTGATACCTGGCAATATTATGTTACAGCTTATGAGCTTGACCAAAGAGATTTAGTTCGTGCTGCTGCAATTCGCCAAAAATGGATAGACCAAGGACAAAGCTTAAATATATTTGTTAGTCTTGACAAAGCAAGTGGTGGGTATTTAAATAGTATTTATACATTAGCTCACTCACTAGGACTTAAATCTTGTTATTATCTAAGAAGTGAAAGTCCAGCAAGTGAACATCTAGATAATAAACCTGTCGATAGAAGCATTGAATGCGAAGGTTGTCAATGA